A genomic segment from Castor canadensis chromosome 1, mCasCan1.hap1v2, whole genome shotgun sequence encodes:
- the Popdc3 gene encoding popeye domain-containing protein 3, whose protein sequence is MEKNSSLWKNLIDEHPVCTTWKQEAEGAIYHLASILFVVGFMGGSGFFGLLYVFSLLGLGFLCSAVWAWVDVCAADIFSWNFVLFVICFMQFVHIAYQVHSITFAREFQVLYSSLFQPLGISLPVFRTIALSSEVVTLEKEHCYAMQGKTSIDKLSLLVSGRIRVTVDGEFLHYIFPFQFLDSPEWDSLRPTEEGIFQVTLTAETDCRYVSWRRKKLYLLFAQHRYISRLFSVLIGSDIADKLYALNDRIYIGKRYHYDIRLPNYYHMSSPEMPRAPLTGQFRNSRQYCNK, encoded by the exons ATGGAAAAGAATTCAAGTTTATGGAAGAACCTAATAGATGAACACCCAGTCTGTACAACCTGGAAGCAAGAGGCGGAAGGAGCCATTTACCATCTTGCCAGCATTTTATTTGTAGTAGGTTTCATGGGCGGCAGTGGATTCTTCGGGCtcctttatgtcttcagtttgCTGGGGCTTGGTTTCCTCTGCTCTGCGGTCTGGGCATGGGTAGATGTCTGTGCTGCCGACATATTTTCCTGGAATTTCGTGCTCTTTGTCATCTGCTTCATGCAGTTTGTTCATATTGCATATCAAGTTCACAGCATAACCTTTGCCCGAGAATTCCAGGTGTTATACAGCTCCCTTTTCCAGCCCCTGGGAATCTCTTTGCCTGTCTTCAGAACAATTGCTTTGAGCTCCGAAGTGGTTACTTTGGAAAAGGAGCACTGTTACGCCATGCAGGGGAAAACTTCCATTGATAAACTCTCCCTGCTTGTTTCAGGAAG GATCAGAGTGACAGTTGATGGCGAATTTCTGCATTATATTTTCCCATTTCAGTTCCTGGATTCTCCTGAGTGGGATTCACTGAGACCCACAGAGGAAGGCATTTTTCAG GTAACACTCACAGCAGAAACTGACTGTCGATATGTTTCTTGGAGGAGAAAGAAACTATATTTGCTTTTTGCTCAGCATCGTTATATCTCTCGCCTGTTTTCAGTTTTAATTGGCAGTGACATTGCAGATAAACTCTACGCCTTGAATGACAGGATATATATAGGAAAAAGGTATCACTATGATATTCGGTTACCCAACTACTATCATATGTCAAGTCCAGAAATGCCCAGAGCACCCCTGACAGGACAGTTTCGGAATTCCAGGCAATATTGTAATAAATGA